From Pan troglodytes isolate AG18354 chromosome 9, NHGRI_mPanTro3-v2.0_pri, whole genome shotgun sequence, the proteins below share one genomic window:
- the RAG1 gene encoding V(D)J recombination-activating protein 1 has translation MAASFPPTLGLSSAPDEIQHPHIKFSEWKFKLFRVRSFEKTPEEAQKEKKDSFEGKPSLEQSPAVLDKADGQKPVPTQPLLKAHPKFSKKFHDNGKARGKAIHQAKLRHLCRICGNSFRADEHNRRYPVHGPVDGKTLGLLRKKEKRATSWPDLIAKVFRIDVKADVDSIHPTEFCHNCWSIMHRKFSSAPCEVYFPRNVTMEWHPHTPSCDICNTARRGLKRKSLQPNLQLSKKLKTVLDQARQARQRKRRAQARISSKDVMKKIANCSKIHLSTKLLAVDFPEHFVKSISCQICEHILADPVETNCKHVFCRVCILRCLKVMGSYCPSCRYPCFPTDLESPVKSFLSVLNSLMVKCPAKECNEEVSLEKYNHHISSHKESKETFVHINKGGRPRQHLLSLTRRAQKHRLRELKLQVKAFADKEEGGDVKSVCMTLFLLALRARNEHRQADELEAIMQGKGSGLQPAVCLAIRVNTFLSCSQYHKMYRTVKAITGRQIFQPLHALRNAEKVLLPGYHHFEWQPPLKNVSSSTDVGIIDGLSGLSSSVDDYPVDTIAKRFRYDSALVSALMDMEEDILEGMRSQDLDDYLNGPFTVVVKESCDGMGDVSEKHGSGPVVPEKAVRFSFTIMKITIAHSSQNVKVFEEAKPNSELCCKPLCLMLADESDHETLTAILSPLIAEREAMKSSELMLELGGILRTFKFIFRGTGYDEKLVREVEGLEASGSVYICTLCDATRLEASQNLVFHSITRSHAENLERYEVWRSNPYHESVEELRDRVKGVSAKPFIETVPSIDALHCDIGNAAEFYKIFQLEIGEVYKNPNASKEERKRWQATLDKHLRKKMNLKPIMRMNGNFARKLMTKETVDAVCELIPSEERHEALRELMDLYLKMKPVWRSSCPAKECPESLCQYSFNSQRFAELLSTKFKYRYEGKITNYFHKTLAHVPEIIERDGSIGAWASEGNESGNKLFRRFRKMNARQSKCYEMEDVLKHHWLYTSKYLQKFMNAHNALKTSGFTMNPQASLGDPLGIEDSLESQDSMEF, from the coding sequence ATGGCAGCCTCTTTCCCACCCACCTTGGGACTCAGTTCTGCCCCAGATGAAATTCAGCACCCACATATTAAATTTTCAGAATGGAAATTTAAGCTGTTCCGGGTGAGATCCTTTGAAAAGACACCTGAAGAAgctcaaaaggaaaagaaggattCCTTTGAGGGGAAACCCTCTCTGGAGCAATCTCCAGCAGTCCTGGACAAGGCTGATGGTCAGAAGCCAGTCCCAACTCAGCCATTGTTAAAAGCCCACCCTAAGTTTTCAAAGAAATTTCACGACAACGGGAAAGCAAGAGGCAAAGCGATCCATCAAGCCAAACTTCGACATCTCTGCCGCATCTGTGGGAATTCTTTTAGAGCTGATGAGCACAACAGGAGATATCCAGTCCATGGTCCTGTGGATGGTAAAACCCTAGGCCTTTTacgaaagaaggaaaagagagctaCTTCCTGGCCGGACCTCATTGCCAAGGTTTTCCGGATCGATGTGAAGGCAGATGTTGACTCGATCCACCCCACTGAGTTCTGCCATAACTGCTGGAGCATCATGCACAGGAAGTTTAGCAGTGCCCCATGTGAGGTTTACTTCCCGAGGAACGTGACCATGGAGTGGCACCCCCACACACCATCCTGTGACATCTGCAACACTGCCCGTCGGGGACTCAAGAGGAAGAGTCTTCAGCCAAACTTGCAGCTCAGCAAAAAACTCAAAACTGTGCTTGACCAAGCAAGACAAGCCCGTCAGCGCAAGAGAAGAGCTCAGGCAAGGATCAGCAGCAAGGATGTCATGAAGAAGATCGCCAACTGCAGTAAGATACATCTTAGTACCAAGCTCCTTGCAGTGGACTTCCCAGAGCACTTTGTGAAATCCATCTCCTGCCAGATCTGTGAACACATTCTGGCTGACCCTGTGGAGACTAACTGTAAGCATGTCTTTTGCCGGGTCTGCATTCTCAGATGCCTCAAAGTCATGGGCAGCTATTGCCCCTCTTGCCGATATCCATGCTTCCCTACTGACCTGGAGAGTCCAGTGAAGTCCTTTCTGAGCGTCTTGAATTCCCTGATGGTGAAATGTCCAGCAAAAGAGTGCAATGAGGAGGTCAGTTTGGAAAAATATAATCACCACATCTCAAGTCACAAGGAATCAAAAGAGACTTTTGTGCACATTAATAAAGGGGGCCGGCCCCGCCAACATCTTCTGTCGCTGACTCGGAGAGCTCAGAAGCACCGGCTGAGGGAGCTCAAGCTGCAAGTCAAAGCCTTTGCTGATAAAGAAGAAGGTGGAGATGTGAAGTCCGTGTGCATGACCTTGTTCCTGCTGGCTCTGAGGGCGAGGAATGAGCACAGGCAAGCTgatgagctggaggccatcatgcAGGGAAAGGGCTCTGGCCTGCAGCCAGCTGTTTGCTTGGCCATCCGTGTCAACACCTTCCTCAGCTGCAGTCAGTACCACAAGATGTACAGGACTGTGAAAGCCATCACAGGGAGACAGATTTTTCAGCCTTTGCATGCCCTTCGGAATGCTGAGAAGGTACTTCTGCCAGGCTACCACCACTTTGAGTGGCAGCCACCTCTGAAGAATGTGTCTTCCAGCACTGATGTTGGCATTATTGATGGGCTGTCTGGACTATCATCCTCAGTGGATGATTACCCAGTGGACACCATTGCAAAGAGGTTCCGCTATGATTCAGCTTTGGTGTCTGCTTTGATGGACATGGAAGAAGACATCTTGGAAGGCATGAGATCCCAAGACCTTGATGATTACCTGAATGGCCCCTTCACTGTGGTGGTGAAGGAGTCTTGTGATGGAATGGGAGACGTGAGTGAGAAGCATGGGAGTGGGCCTGTAGTTCCAGAAAAGGCAGTCCGTTTTTCATTCACAATCATGAAAATTACTATTGCCCACAGCTCTCAGAATGTGAAAGTATTTGAAGAAGCCAAACCTAACTCTGAACTGTGTTGCAAGCCATTGTGCCTTATGCTGGCAGATGAGTCTGACCACGAGACGCTGACTGCCATCCTGAGTCCTCTCATTGCTGAGAGGGAGGCCATGAAGAGCAGTGAATTAATGCTTGAGCTGGGAGGCATTCTCCGGACTTTCAAGTTCATCTTCAGGGGCACCGGCTATGATGAAAAACTTGTGCGGGAAGTGGAAGGCCTCGAGGCTTCTGGCTCAGTCTACATTTGTACTCTTTGTGATGCCACCCGTCTGGAAGCCTCTCAAAATCTTGTCTTCCACTCTATAACCAGAAGCCATGCTGAGAACCTGGAACGTTATGAGGTCTGGCGTTCTAACCCTTACCATGAGTCTGTGGAAGAACTGCGGGATCGGGTGAAAGGGGTCTCAGCTAAACCTTTCATTGAGACAGTCCCTTCCATAGATGCACTCCACTGTGACATTGGCAATGCAGCTGAGTTCTACAAGATCTTCCAGCTAGAGATAGGGGAAGTGTATAAGAATCCCAATGCTtccaaagaggaaaggaaaaggtgGCAGGCCACACTGGACAAGCATCTCCGGAAGAAGATGAACCTCAAACCAATCATGAGGATGAATGGCAACTTTGCCAGGAAGCTCATGACCAAAGAGACTGTGGATGCAGTTTGTGAGTTAATTCCTTCCGAGGAGAGGCACGAGGCTCTGAGGGAGCTGATGGATCTTTACCTGAAGATGAAACCAGTATGGCGGTCATCATGCCCTGCTAAAGAGTGCCCAGAATCCCTCTGCCAGTACAGTTTCAATTCACAGCGTTTTGCTGAGCTCCTTTCTACGAAGTTCAAGTATAGGTATGAGGGAAAAATCACCAATTATTTTCACAAAACCCTGGCCCATGTTCCTGAAATTATTGAGAGGGATGGCTCCATTGGGGCATGGGCAAGTGAGGGAAATGAGTCTGGTAACAAACTGTTTAGGCGCTTCCGGAAAATGAATGCCAGGCAGTCCAAATGCTATGAGATGGAAGATGTCCTGAAACACCACTGGTTGTACACCTCCAAATACCTCCAGAAGTTTATGAATGCTCATAATGCATTAAAAACCTCTGGGTTTACCATGAACCCTCAGGCAAGCTTAGGGGACCCATTAGGCATAGAGGACTCTCTGGAAAGCCAAGATTCAATGGAATTTTAA